The Pseudomonas sp. MM223 genome segment CGATGATGATGCGCGCATGTTCGCGGATACGACCGACGGCGGCACGCGCAATGGCCTTCTTGTAGGAAGACACAGGCTGGGCCGGCTCACCGAGCAGCTCTTGCGGCACGGGTACCGCACCGCCGTAGCGGCGTAGCAACAGGCCGTTGGTTTCGAGGGCGGCGAGGTCTTTGCGAATGGTCACTTCCGAAGTCTCGAAACGTTTGGCCAAGGCGTCCACGCTCACCTCGCCCTGCTCGCTGAGCAAAGCCAGGATATTGTGCCGTCGCTGGGGAGTGTTTCGTTTCGACATGAGCGCTTAAGTTTCGGTTCGAAAGATAATGGTTGCAATCAAAACCTAAGACGAGCGATTCGTCAAGCTATTGCCGCCCTGTGGATAGTTTCGTCTGCGTCGGAGCGATCCTACAATGAGCTACCGATTGCCCAACAAAAAAAGCCGACTTATTCACATAAGTCGGCTTTCCATTGAAACAGCTGTGAATAACTCAGCTCTTCTTGATCTTCTCCGGCCGCTTCCAGCCCGAGATGTTACGCTGGCGCGCGCGGCCCACAGCCAGGTCGCCAGCTTCGACGGTCTGGGTGATGGTCGAACCGGCTGCGGTGGTCGCGCCGGCCTTGATTTCCACAGGCGCCACCAGCGAGTTGTTCGAACCAATGAACACGTCCTCGCCCATTACCGTCTTGAACTTGTTGGCACCATCGTAGTTGCAAGTGATGGTACCGGCGCCGATATTGGTGCGTGCACCGATTTCAGCATCGCCCAGGTAGGTCAGGTGACCGGCCTTGGCGCCTTCACCCAGGTGGGCGTTTTTCAGTTCGACGAAGTTACCCACATGTGCCTTGGCGTCCAGCACGCTGCCCGGGCGCAGGCGGGCAAACGGGCCAGCATCGCTGCCCTCGCCCATCACGGCGCCTTCGAGGTGGCTGTTAGCCTTGACCACCGCGCCTTTACGCAGGGTTGTGTTTTTGATGACGCAGTTAGGGCCGATCTGCACATCGTCCTCGATGACAACCTTGCCTTCGAGAATCACGTTGATATCGATCAGCACGTCACGACCAACGGTCACTTCACCGCGGACATCGAAGCGCGCCGGGTCGCGCAAGGTCACACCCTGGGCCATCAGGCGGCGGCCTTCACGCAGCTGGTAGTGACGCTCCAGTTCGGACAGCTGGCGACGATCATTGGCGCCCTGCACTTCCATTGGGTCGTGTGGCTGCTCGGTGGCCACGACCAGGCCATCAGCCACCGCCATGGCGATGACGTCGGTCAGGTAGTACTCGCCTTGGGCGTTGTTGTTCGACAGGCGGCCCATCCAGTCGGCCAGGCGCGCGGCTGGCAGGGCCAGAATACCGGTGTTGCCTTCCTTGATCGCTTTCTGCGCGTCGTTGGCGTCCTTGTGCTCAACGATGGCAGTCACCTTGCCCTGCTCGTCACGCACGATGCGGCCATAGCCGGTCGGGTCGTCGAGTGTCACCGTAAGCAAGCCCAGTTGCTCAGCGTTGGCCTTGGCCAGCAGGCGCTGCAGGGTCTCTACCTCGATCAACGGTACATCGCCGTACAGCACCAGCACGGTATCAGCGGTTACGGCCGGCAGTGCCTGGGCTACGGCATGGCCGGTACCCAACTGTTTTTCCTGCATGACAAAGTTCAGGTCGTCAGCGGCCAGGCGCTCACGCACCAGCTCGGCACCATGGCCAATGACCACGTGAATTCCTTGCGGCTGGAGTTGGCGCGCGCTGTGGATAACATGGCCAAGCATGGAGTTGCCGGCTACCGGGTGCAGCACCTTGGGCAGCGCCGAGCGCATGCGGGTGCCTTGGCCGGCGGCGAGAATAACGATATCGAGTGACATTACTGGCTACCAATCCTGGGCGGTCAGTGAAATGACCGGGGGGAAATCAGAAAAAGAAAAAGGGTAGCCGAGGCTACCCTTTTACTCAATCGCAACAGAAGTTATCAGCCGTGGCCGATTACTTGCCTTTGCGCATTTGCTGGACGGTACGCAGCTGGGCTGCGGCCTCGGCCAGACGTGCGGCGGCGGCACTGTAGTCGAAGTCCGCGCCTTTCAGATTCAGGGCGTTCTCGGCAGCCTTGAGGGCTTCCTGAGCTTGCGCTTCATCCAGGTCTGCAGCACGTTGCACGGTATCGGCAAGCACCTTGACCATGTTCGGCTGAACCTCGAGGAAGCCACCAGAGATGTAGAACACCTCTTGGGCGCCACCCTGCTTGGTCAGCGTGATCGGACCTGGCTTCAGATTGGTGATCAGCGGCGCGTGGCCTGGAGCGATACCAAGATCACCCAGGTTACCGTGCGCAACCACCATCTCGACCAGACCGGAGAAAATTTCTCCTTCCGCGCTGACGATATCGCAATGGACTGTCATAGCCATCTGCTTGCCTCAACCTGATAGCGCCCCTTGCGGGGCGCAGGAATTACAGTTTCTTGGCTTTCTCGATCGCTTCGTCGATGCTGCCGACCATGTAGAACGCTTGTTCTGGCAGGTGGTCGTAGTCACCTTTGAGGATGCCGCTGAAGCCAGCGATGGTGTCTTTCAGGGAAACGTACTTGCCTGGCGAACCGGTGAAGACCTCGGCCACGAAGAACGGCTGCGACAGGAAGCGCTGGATCTTACGAGCGCGGGCTACCAGTTGCTTGTCGGTCTCGGACAGTTCGTCCATACCCAGGATCGCGATGATGTCCTTCAGCTCTTTGTAGCGCTGCAGAACATACTGAACGCCACGAGCGGTGTCGTAGTGCTCGTTGCCGATCACGTTCGGGTCCAGCTGGCGCGAAGTCGAGTCCAGTGGATCGACCGCTGGGTAGATACCCAGGGAGGCGATGTCACGGGACAGAACGACGGTGGCGTCCAAGTGGGCGAAGGTGGTCGCTGGCGACGGGTCGGTCAAGTCGTCCGCAGGTACGTATACGGCCTGGACGGAGGTGATCGAACCTTCCTTGGTGGAGGTGATGCGCTCTTGCAGAACGCCCATCTCTTCAGCCAGGGTCGGCTGGTAACCTACTGCCGAAGGCATACGGCCCAGCAGTGCGGATACTTCGGTACCGGCCAGGGTGTAACGATAGATGTTGTCGACGAACAGCAGAACGTCGTTACCTTCGTCACGGAACTTCTCGGCCATGGTCAGGCCGGTCAGCGCTACGCGCAGACGGTTTCCTGGTGGCTCGTTCATCTGACCGTAGACCAGCGCTACTTTGTCGAGAACGTTGGAGTCCTTCATCTCGTGGTAGAAGTCGTTACCCTCACGAGTACGCTCACCCACACCAGCGAACACGGAGTAACCGCTGTGTTCCATGGCGATGTTACGGATCAGTTCCATCATGTTTACGGTCTTGCCAACACCGGCACCACCGAACAGACCAACTTTACCACCCTTGGCGAACGGGCAAACCAGGTCGATAACCTTGATGCCGGTTTCCAGCAGGTCGTTGCCGCCTGCCTGGTCAGCGAACGAAGGCGCTGGCTGGTGGATACCGCGACGCTCTTCTTCACCGATCGGGCCGGCTTCGTCGATCGGGTTGCCCAGTACGTCCATGATACGGCCGAGGGTGGCCTTACCAACTGGAACGGAAATGGCAGCACCGGTGTCGACGACATCCAGACCGCGCTTCAGGCCTTCGGTCGAGCCCATCGCAATGGTACGAACCACGCCGTCGCCCAGCTGCTGCTGAACTTCCAGGGTGGTTTCCGCGCCTTGTACTTTCAGCGCGTTGTATACACTCGGCACGACGTCACGTGGGAATTCCACGTCGATGACGGCGCCGATGATTTGAACGATACGTCCGCTACTCATAGCTGGATCCTCTGAATATGTGAACCGTTAAACCGCGGCAGCGCCGCCGACGATTTCCGAGATCTCCTGGGTGATCGCAGCCTGACGCGCCTTGTTGTAGATCAATTGCAGCTCTTTGATCAAATCACCGGCGTTGTCTGTGGCGTTCTTCATCGCGATCATCCGGGCCGCTTGTTCAGCAGCGTTGTTCTCGACCACCGCCTGGTACACCTGCGACTCCACGTAACGCACCATCAAGCCGTCCAGCAGCTCTTTTGCGTCGGGTTCGTACAGGTAGTCCCAGTGATGCTTGAGATCCTGATCCGGGGTTGCCACCAACGGTACCAATTGCTCGACCGTTGGCTTCTGGGTCATGGTGTTGATGAACTTGTTCGAAACCACGGAGAGGCGATCGATACGGCCGTCTAGGTAGGCGTCCAGCATCACTTTGACGGAGCCGATCAGATCGTTGATCGATGGCTCTTCGCCCAAGTGGCTGATCGCTGCTACGACGTTGCCGCCAAAGATGCGGAAGAAAGTCGCACCCTTGCTGCCGATCACGCACAGGTCGATTTCCACGCCCTGTTCGCGGTTTGCGCTCATGTCCTTGACCAGGGCCTTGAACAGGTTGGTGTTCAAGCCACCGCACAGACCACGGTCACTGCTCACCACGATATAACCGGCGCGCTTTACAGGGCGCTCGATCATGAATGGGTGGCGGTATTCCGGGTTGGCGTTGGCCAGATGACCGATCACCTGGCGGATACGCTCCGCGTAAGGACGGCTAGCAGCCATGCGCATTTGTGCCTTGCGCATCTTGCTTACCGCCACTTTCTCCATGGCGCTGGTAATTTTTTGCGTGCTTTTGATGCTCGCAATCTTACTGCGAATCTCTTTTGCGCCTGCCATGTATCACCTATCAGGTTAGCAAGCGGGGGCCTGAGCCCCCGCTGCGGCTTACCAGGTCTGGGTGGCCTTGAACTTCTCGATACCGGCTTTCAGGCCTGCGTCGATTTCGTCGTTGAAGTCACCCTTCACGTTGATCTTCGCCATCAGTTCAGCGTGATCACGGTTGAAGAAGGCGATCAGTGCTTGCTCGAAGCTGCCGATCTTGGAGACTTCTACGTCAGTCAGGAAGCCACGCTCAGCGGCGTACAGCGACAGAGCCATGTCCGCGATGGACATTGGCGCGTACTGCTTCTGCTTCATCAGCTCGGTAACGCGCTGACCATGCTCCAGCTGCTTGCGGGTCGCTTCGTCCAGATCGGATGCGAACTGGGCGAATGCAGCCAGTTCACGGTACTGAGCCAGTGCGGTACGAATACCACCGGACAGCTTCTTGATGATCTTGGTCTGAGCGGCACCACCTACGCGGGATACCGAAACACCGGCGTTCACTGCAGGGCGGATGCCCGAGTTGAACATGGCCGATTCCAGGAAGATCTGACCGTCGGTGATGGAAATCACGTTGGTCGGAACGAACGCGGAAACGTCGCCAGCCTGGGTTTCGATGATCGGCAGAGCGGTCAAGGAACCGGTTTTGCCAGTGACAGCACCGTTGGTGAACTTCTCGACGTACTCTTCCGAAACGCGCGATGCACGCTCCAGCAGACGGGAGTGGAGATAGAACACGTCACCTGGGTACGCTTCACGTCCTGGTGGACGGCGCAGCAGCAGGGAGATCTGACGGTAGGCAACGGCCTGCTTGGACAGGTCATCGTAAACGATCAGTGCGTCTTCACCGCGGTCACGGAAGAACTCGCCCATGGTGCAACCGGCGTATGGCGCCAGGAATTGCAGTGCGGCGGATTCCGAAGCACTGGCAACAACCACGATGGTGTTGGCCAGGGCGCCGGCTTCTTCCAGCTTGCGAACGATGTTGGCAACGGTGGAACGCTTCTGGCCGACAGCAACATAAACACAGAAAATACCGGAGTCTTTCTGGTTGATGATGGCGTCGATGGCCATGGCGGTCTTGCCGATCTGACGGTCGCCAATGATCAGCTCACGCTGGCCACGGCCGACAGGGATCATGGCGTCGACGGATTTGTAGCCAGTCTGTACAGGCTGGTCTACCGACTTACGCCAGATCACGCCTGGAGCCACTTTCTCGACCGCGTCGGTCTGGGTGTTGCCCAGCGGACCTTTGCCGTCGATCGGGTTACCCAGTGCGTCGACGACGCGACCCAGCAGTTCCTTACCAACCGGAACTTCCAGGATGCGGCCGGTGCACTTGGCGCTCATGCCTTCGGCGAGGGTGTCGTATGCACCCAGGATCACTGCACCTACGGAGTCTTGCTCCAGGTTCAGGGCCATGCCGAATACGCTGCCAGGGAACTCGATCATTTCGCCGTACATGACGTCGGCCAGACCGTGGATCCGCACGATACCGTCGGAAACCGAAACAACGGTACCTTCGTTACGGGCTTGGGAGCTCACATCGAGGTTGTCGATGCGGCCCTTGATGATTTCACTAATTTCGGAAGGATTGAGTTGCTGCATTGCTCTGCTGCCCCTTCAAACTCAAGATTTCAATGCTTCGGCCAGTTTCGCGATTTTGCCGCGAACAGAGCCATCGATTACCAGGTCACCAGCGCGGATGACGACGCCGCCAATCAGGCTGGCATCCTCCGACGCGTGCAGGCGCACTTCCTGGCCTAACCGTGCACTGAGAACCTTGGCGAGTTTGTCTTGCTGTTCTTGGTTCAACGCGAAGGCACTGGTGACTTCCACGTCCACGGACTTCTCTTGCTCGGCCTTGTACAGGTCGAACAGAGCGGCAATCTCCGGCAGAAGCAGGAGACGGTCGTTTTCCGCGGCAACATGAATGAAATTCTGTGCCTGTGCATTGAACTTGTCACCGCACACGTCAATGAACGTGGCGGCCTTTTCTGCGCTCGTCAGTCGCGGGGCCTTGAGCAGGCGCTGCATGGTGTCGTCTTGCGACACCGCAGCAGCCAGGCCGAGCATGGCTGACCAATTGGCCAGTTGCTGATGGGCCTGGGCATGCTCAAAGGCAGCCTTAGCGTAAGGTCGGGCCAACGTGGTCAGTTCTGCCATGATCGCCCTCGCTTAAATTTCAGCGGCCAGTTTGTTAACCAGCTCCGCATGCGCGTTTTGATCGATTGTGGCGCCAAGGATCTTTTCAGCACCGCCAACGGCCAGAGCACCCACTTGGGCACGCAGGGCGTCTTTAGCACTGTTCAGTTCCTGTTCGATCTCGGCCAGAGCCTGAGCCTTCACACGGTCAGCTTCGACGCGGGCCTGTTCACGGGCTTCCTCGACAAGCTGAGCAGCGCGTTTCTTGCTTTGCTCAATGATTTCGGCTGCCTGTGCTTTAGCTTCACGCAGTTGCTGACCCGCTTTCTCTTGGGCCAGCTCCAGGTCGCGAGCTGCGCGGTTGGCAGCGTCCAAACCGTCGGCAATCTTCTTTTGGCGCTCTTGCAGGGCAGTGATGACCGGAGGCCATACATACTTCATGCAGAAGAGTACAAAAATCAGAAAAGCAACGGATTGGCCAATCAGGGTTGCATTAATGTTCACGCCAACACCTCGCTCGGTCTTAATTCATACAGCCATCAACTCGTGGTGACGAGTGATTAGCCGGCGATCTGACCAACGAACGGATTCGCGAAGGTGAAGAACAGAGCGATACCAACACCGATCATGGTTACGGCGTCGAGCAGACCGGCAACGATGAACATTTTAACCTGCAGCATCGGAACCATTTCTGGTTGACGAGCAGCGCCTTCCAGGAATTTGCCGCCCAGCAGGCCGAAACCAATGGCGGTACCCAGAGCACCCAGGCCGATCAGCAGAGCAACAGCGATAGCGGTCAGACCAACTACAGTTTCCATCTTTCCTCCCGACTTTTACGTCGTATTGGTTAGGTTTTTAGTTTGAAGCGGTAAAACAAATCGTGAGTACAGCTGCCCTTGCGGACTTTTTAAGCCCTCCCCCCGAACAGGCGGGGAAGGCTATCAGACACGCCAGGCGGTCTTAATGGTTATCTTCGTGGGCCATCGACAGGTAGACGATGGTCAGCATCATGAAGATGAAAGCTTGCAGGGTGATGATCAGGATGTGGAACACAGCCCACGCCCATTGCAGCACCACACCCAGGCCGCTAAGCCACAGCAGGCCCGAGCCGAACATGACCGCGATCAGGATGAACACCAGTTCGCCGGCATACATGTTGCCGAACAGACGCAGTGCCAGCGAGATCGGTTTGGCGATCAGGGTGACGAATTCCAGCAGGAAGTTGACCGGAATCAGCAGGATCTGCACAAAGATGTTCTTGCTGCCGAACGGGTGCAGGGTCAGCTCACCGATGAAGCCGCCCAGGCCCTTGACCTTGATGCTGTAGAAGATGATCAGGGCGAACACGCAGAAGGCCATGGCCAGGGTCGCGTTCGGGTCGGTGGTCGACACGGCGCGGAACGGAATGTGCGGGTCACCGGAAATCAGGATGGCCAGCTGAGGAATCCAGTCGACCGGTACCAGGTCGACGGCGTTCATCAGGAATACCCAGACGAAAATGGTCAGCGCCAGCGGTGCGATTACCGGGCTACGGCCGTGGAAGGAGTCCTTCACGCTGCCGTTGACGAAGTCGACCATCACTTCAACGAAGTTCTGCAGGCCGCCGGGTTGGCCGGAAGTTGCCTTCTTGGCCGCCATGCGGAAGATGAACAGGAAGATCAGACCCAGCGCGACGGACCAACCCAGGGTGTCCAGGTGGAACGCCCAGAAGCCCATTGCCTTGGCTTCTGCAGCCGAATGGGCGAAGCCCCAGCTGCCGTCTGGTAGTTGACCGTAGGTCAGGTTCTGCAAGTGGTGCTGGATATAGCCCGAAGCGGTTTCTGCTGCCATGGTTGCCTCAAACGCCCTAAGGTCTCGAAAGTCTTTTATTCATCAGCAGGGGCGCGAACCAGCTGACCAAAAGGGTCAACACGAAGACGCCGAATACTGCTAACGGCGCCAGTGGCTTCACTCCTGCGAAGGTCAGTGCAAAAAGCACTGCCGTCAAAATCATCTTGCCTGCCTCGCCAGCGTAAAACGACTTGACGATGGCTTGTGCTGCCCGAGCTCCGCTGAAGCGAAAAGC includes the following:
- the atpC gene encoding ATP synthase epsilon chain (*Name atpC), encoding MAMTVHCDIVSAEGEIFSGLVEMVVAHGNLGDLGIAPGHAPLITNLKPGPITLTKQGGAQEVFYISGGFLEVQPNMVKVLADTVQRAADLDEAQAQEALKAAENALNLKGADFDYSAAAARLAEAAAQLRTVQQMRKGK
- the atpF gene encoding ATP synthase subunit b (*Name atpF) is translated as MNINATLIGQSVAFLIFVLFCMKYVWPPVITALQERQKKIADGLDAANRAARDLELAQEKAGQQLREAKAQAAEIIEQSKKRAAQLVEEAREQARVEADRVKAQALAEIEQELNSAKDALRAQVGALAVGGAEKILGATIDQNAHAELVNKLAAEI
- the atpD gene encoding ATP synthase subunit beta (*Name atpD) codes for the protein MSSGRIVQIIGAVIDVEFPRDVVPSVYNALKVQGAETTLEVQQQLGDGVVRTIAMGSTEGLKRGLDVVDTGAAISVPVGKATLGRIMDVLGNPIDEAGPIGEEERRGIHQPAPSFADQAGGNDLLETGIKVIDLVCPFAKGGKVGLFGGAGVGKTVNMMELIRNIAMEHSGYSVFAGVGERTREGNDFYHEMKDSNVLDKVALVYGQMNEPPGNRLRVALTGLTMAEKFRDEGNDVLLFVDNIYRYTLAGTEVSALLGRMPSAVGYQPTLAEEMGVLQERITSTKEGSITSVQAVYVPADDLTDPSPATTFAHLDATVVLSRDIASLGIYPAVDPLDSTSRQLDPNVIGNEHYDTARGVQYVLQRYKELKDIIAILGMDELSETDKQLVARARKIQRFLSQPFFVAEVFTGSPGKYVSLKDTIAGFSGILKGDYDHLPEQAFYMVGSIDEAIEKAKKL
- the atpB gene encoding ATP synthase subunit a (*Name atpB), which encodes MAAETASGYIQHHLQNLTYGQLPDGSWGFAHSAAEAKAMGFWAFHLDTLGWSVALGLIFLFIFRMAAKKATSGQPGGLQNFVEVMVDFVNGSVKDSFHGRSPVIAPLALTIFVWVFLMNAVDLVPVDWIPQLAILISGDPHIPFRAVSTTDPNATLAMAFCVFALIIFYSIKVKGLGGFIGELTLHPFGSKNIFVQILLIPVNFLLEFVTLIAKPISLALRLFGNMYAGELVFILIAVMFGSGLLWLSGLGVVLQWAWAVFHILIITLQAFIFMMLTIVYLSMAHEDNH
- the atpH_1 gene encoding ATP synthase subunit delta (*Name atpH_1), whose translation is MAELTTLARPYAKAAFEHAQAHQQLANWSAMLGLAAAVSQDDTMQRLLKAPRLTSAEKAATFIDVCGDKFNAQAQNFIHVAAENDRLLLLPEIAALFDLYKAEQEKSVDVEVTSAFALNQEQQDKLAKVLSARLGQEVRLHASEDASLIGGVVIRAGDLVIDGSVRGKIAKLAEALKS
- the atpG gene encoding ATP synthase gamma chain (*Name atpG), which translates into the protein MAGAKEIRSKIASIKSTQKITSAMEKVAVSKMRKAQMRMAASRPYAERIRQVIGHLANANPEYRHPFMIERPVKRAGYIVVSSDRGLCGGLNTNLFKALVKDMSANREQGVEIDLCVIGSKGATFFRIFGGNVVAAISHLGEEPSINDLIGSVKVMLDAYLDGRIDRLSVVSNKFINTMTQKPTVEQLVPLVATPDQDLKHHWDYLYEPDAKELLDGLMVRYVESQVYQAVVENNAAEQAARMIAMKNATDNAGDLIKELQLIYNKARQAAITQEISEIVGGAAAV
- the atpH_2 gene encoding ATP synthase subunit c (*Name atpH_2), whose amino-acid sequence is METVVGLTAIAVALLIGLGALGTAIGFGLLGGKFLEGAARQPEMVPMLQVKMFIVAGLLDAVTMIGVGIALFFTFANPFVGQIAG
- the glmU_2 gene encoding Bifunctional protein GlmU (*Name glmU_2) gives rise to the protein MSLDIVILAAGQGTRMRSALPKVLHPVAGNSMLGHVIHSARQLQPQGIHVVIGHGAELVRERLAADDLNFVMQEKQLGTGHAVAQALPAVTADTVLVLYGDVPLIEVETLQRLLAKANAEQLGLLTVTLDDPTGYGRIVRDEQGKVTAIVEHKDANDAQKAIKEGNTGILALPAARLADWMGRLSNNNAQGEYYLTDVIAMAVADGLVVATEQPHDPMEVQGANDRRQLSELERHYQLREGRRLMAQGVTLRDPARFDVRGEVTVGRDVLIDINVILEGKVVIEDDVQIGPNCVIKNTTLRKGAVVKANSHLEGAVMGEGSDAGPFARLRPGSVLDAKAHVGNFVELKNAHLGEGAKAGHLTYLGDAEIGARTNIGAGTITCNYDGANKFKTVMGEDVFIGSNNSLVAPVEIKAGATTAAGSTITQTVEAGDLAVGRARQRNISGWKRPEKIKKS
- the atpA gene encoding ATP synthase subunit alpha (*Name atpA) → MQQLNPSEISEIIKGRIDNLDVSSQARNEGTVVSVSDGIVRIHGLADVMYGEMIEFPGSVFGMALNLEQDSVGAVILGAYDTLAEGMSAKCTGRILEVPVGKELLGRVVDALGNPIDGKGPLGNTQTDAVEKVAPGVIWRKSVDQPVQTGYKSVDAMIPVGRGQRELIIGDRQIGKTAMAIDAIINQKDSGIFCVYVAVGQKRSTVANIVRKLEEAGALANTIVVVASASESAALQFLAPYAGCTMGEFFRDRGEDALIVYDDLSKQAVAYRQISLLLRRPPGREAYPGDVFYLHSRLLERASRVSEEYVEKFTNGAVTGKTGSLTALPIIETQAGDVSAFVPTNVISITDGQIFLESAMFNSGIRPAVNAGVSVSRVGGAAQTKIIKKLSGGIRTALAQYRELAAFAQFASDLDEATRKQLEHGQRVTELMKQKQYAPMSIADMALSLYAAERGFLTDVEVSKIGSFEQALIAFFNRDHAELMAKINVKGDFNDEIDAGLKAGIEKFKATQTW